AAGTTTAGAGATGAAAACAATGAGTGGCATGAAGTCAAAGCCGGTGACCACGTGCAATGTGCCAGCGGACAAGCTCATCAGATAATGAACGACTCGGATGAAGATCTCACCTTTTACGTCATCGCGAATAATACAGAAGTGGAGATAGCCGAATATCCGGACACAGGAAAAGTCCTCATTTTACCGCAACGTAAGCTTGGTTTCATGCATGAGGCGGAGTATTACGATGGAGAGGAGTAATCCTCCAAACAAGGCTGAAGCCCTCTAAATTACCGGGTCGAGTTCAAAAATTAGTAAAAAGGATTGGGGTTTCATAGCTCCCCTTGTGGACGCCCTATGTACTGGTAGCCCTTTAGGAAGCTTAAAAACAGCAACAGTCCCAGATGTTTTGGAAGGTGAATATGACATTCAATTCACTCGGGCAACTTGGGAAGACTATTCAGAACCTGTAGTAGTTCGACATGCGGAAGTTTCACGTGTTGATATGATATACCCAGAAGGCTGGGTTATGATTACTTCTAATCCAGACCAAGCGTCTGTCTTTGAAAAAGGAACTTTCATGGGCAAAACACCTTTACGCTTAAAAGGCTTAAAGGAAGGCACCAAACACTACACACTTCGAATGGAAGGCTACGAAGACTTGGAAGTAGCCACCGAAGTTGTCGCTCAATCTGAGAAAAAGCTGGAAGGTGAACTTCTAAGCTGGGATCGAGAAGTAAACTACAGCCAACTCGACATTCCTCCAACCCAAACCAAACGAGGATTGAGTAATACGCAGCGTCTGATTGGCAAGAATGCACATCGCTTCTTGGTGGATTTCGTAATCAATAAGGAAGGCGTTCCTGAACAAATTGAAGTTCTCGAAACGACTAACCTCCGAGCCCACGATCGCCTTTTAAAAGATATTTCCAAATGGGTTTTTGAACCCGGTATGCGAAAAGACCATGCGGTTAAAACTCGGGTTCGTCTCCCCATCATTCTGGGCGAAGTGAGCAAACTTCCTCCCACAGTTGAGCTCGCACGCGTCGACAATGAAGATGAATAAACTTTATAGTTAAAAGCACAAAGCGGTTCTATAAACGTCTGTCCGGTTCGCCGGGCAGGCGTTTTGCTTTTACCATTCGGTTGATTCGCGATCACGAAGAAACTGTCCTGTTAGATCCGGGGATGCTTCCGTAGCCAACCAAAGAATGGTATCGGCCCCCTCTTCCAGAGTTCCAGTTGCATCCGCCCCTCCCATCTCCGTCTTGATCCAACCTGGGCTGACTGAATTAACCGTAATTCCTTCAGATGAGAGTTCATTCGAAAGCAAACAAGTGACAGCATTGAGCGTCGTTTTAGACATGCTGTATGCCGGTGCCCAACTTCCCATACTCGATAATTGTCCCGCCAAGCTGGATACATTTATTACTCGAGCGTCCTGGCTCTTCCTCAGGTACGGAAGGAACGACTTAGTTACTCTCAAAGGCCCCAGAGAATTTGTATCGATCGTTTGCTCAATCACTTCCTGAGAAACGGATAAAATGGATTCTGAAGCATCGAGCAGAATACCGGCATTATTGACCAAGACATCAAGACGCTCAAAAAGCTTACCAAACTGCTCCGCAGCTTGAACAACCCGGTTACTATCTGATACATCGAGCTCCAAAAAGTTGAGATGCTCCAAAAGAGAACCCCATGCTCTAGTAGCCTCCCTTCCCTGTTCTACTTTCCGGCAGCTTAAAACTACCTCGAAATCGGCATGTAGCAGTTCCTTCACAACCTGGAGTCCAATACCTCGATTGCCACCCGTTACCAAAGCAATGTTGCGATCACTCATAGCTACGATCTGGCCTGTCACTTTCCGACGTAGTCGTTGTTAGCTTTGGTGCATATATACCAAACACCCATCCAAAGAACTTGCGGAAGAATCGTTTTAAGTCTTCAAGAATCAAATATAGAGCTGGAACCAATAGCAGTGTAATGAATGTGGCAAACAGGACACCGAAAGAAAGTGAAGTTGCCATGGGGATCAAGAATTGAGCCTGTAAAGAACGCTCCAAAAGAATCGGAACTAACCCGACAAAAGTCGTCAAAGAGGTTAGGATAATGGGGCGAAACCTGGCAATACCTCCCAGATGTACCGCTTTTATCAGAGGAACTCCTTTCTCTCGAAGCTTGTTGATATAATCTACAAGGACCAACGAGTCATTTACAACCACTCCAGACAGAGCGATAATACCTAACATTGAAAGCATGTTCAGATCCTGAAACGTGCCCAAATTCTGAAAGTTTAGCAGATGGCCAAAAATGGCCCCTGCCACTCCAAAGGGAATCGCCGATATCACGAGAATAGGTTGCACATAACTCTTAAAGGGAATTGCAAGCAGCGTGTAGATGATGATTACCACAAAAATCATTCCGCCAACTAGAACAGGAATCAGCTCCTCAAAATCCTTTGCCTCTCCATCCTTTAACGCCTCAACGCCAGGATAATCGGCCAAGATTTCATCTAGAATGGAGGGCTCTATTTCCATGCCAGCCAACTGCATAAATCGCTTTTGTATGGGATGAACTGGATACAGCGCCCGATTGATGTCGGTAGGATTTGCAATTTCTTTATCCGCATCGGCCTGCACATTGATGACCCGCTTACGGTCAATTCTCGTTACACTTGAATAACCAATTCCAAAATCAATGTCCGCAACTTCAGAGATAGGAACGGAGGTTCCAGTGGGCGTTCGGACGTACATATTCTCCAAGTTACCAATGGATCCACGCTCACTCTTAGGATAACGCACCATTACCCGGACGTCGTCCTGGTCTCGCTGAATTCGTTGAGCTTCCCCTCCATAAAATGCCTGCCTTACTTGCCGACCTAGATCCGCTGAATTAAGCCCCAATGTTCTAGCGTTATCCTTCAACCGAATTTTCAACTCTGGTTTCCCTTCGCCATTAGTATCCCGAATATCTTTCAAGCCAGCGTATTGACGAAGATGCTCCTGAATCGCCATGGACGCTTCCTTCATTTGATCCAGATCAGAACCTGTTAAGCGAATATTAATAGGCAACCCAACGGGACCGGAAGCACTCGCCTGGAAGGTGAGCAACCTGGCACCAGGAATTTGCCCTACCTTATCACGCCACGCATCAACCACCTGAAAGGCATCTGAATCGCGTACTTCGCTTTTTGCCAGCTCCACAATCACTGAACCTATATTACTTCCAACAGAGGTACTCTCAGGATTTGGACCACCCGTCATAGTAAAATACCCAATCGACACACTCTTATGAAGGACAGGATCAATTTCTCCACGACCTAACGCATCTCGCGACACTTCATTGAGGGAATCATCAATCCGCCGAATGGCTCGTGCCGTTTCCTCTGATGAAGTACCTTCGGGCATCATCAATTGAACCAAGATAAAGTCACTTGGCACATTGGGAAATTGAACGAAGCGTATCCAACCACCTGCGACAATTCCGATACTAACAATCAGGATGGCTATAAATCCGCCTAGGGTTGCATAACGATACACTAGGACTTTCTCAACAAGAGGATCATAAACATTTTTTATGAACCGCTCCAGCCCGTCAGAGAAATTACGCTGAAACCGGGAAAAGAAGTTAAGCTGATCACGGTGCTGACGATCTCCAACATGGCAAAGCGACAAGTGATAAGGCAGCACGAGTTTACTTTGAACCAACGAAAACAAGAGGGTCGGAATTACGACTAATGGAATGGATGCAAAAAACTTTCCCATTAATCCTGGAAGAAATAGTACAGGCGTAAAAGCAACGATCGTAGTTAAAACGGCAAAGGTAACCGGTGTAGAAACTCGATGTGTTCCCCGGATGGCAGATTGCACTCCCGGCCCACTCTGTTGAAATTCAGAAAAGACACTTTCGCCAACCACGATAGCGTCATCAACGACGATACCCAGCACTAGGATAAAGGCAAAGAGGGAGATTAGATTGATGGTTAGGCCAAAGGTAGGTCCGACAAGAAATGTAGCTAAGAAACTGACTGGAATTCCTGCAGACACAAAGAAAGCCAAAGACGGACGCAAAAATAGGGAAAGAGAAAGTAACACCAGAACGAAACCAATCGCTCCGTTCTCAAGAAGCAGGCTTAAGCGATCCTCTAAATAAAAAGACGAGTCTCCCCACCCTTCCATGCTGATCCCCTCCGGCAGCCAAGTCTCTCGTGATTCTTCGACATACTTTTGAACCTGTTCACTTATATGAATTGGGTTTTCATTTCCAACTTCCCTAACAAGAACCAGGGCCGCAGGCCTTCCATTAAAATCTGTGGATACACTAACGTCTTCGAATCCATCCACAATCTCAGCCACATCTCCTAGCCGTATATCGGTACCATCCGGTCTACTGATTAGGACAAGCTCTTCAAACTCACTTCCCCGATAAGCCTGCTCCTTCGTTCGAAGTAAAATTTCACCGCCGCTCGATTTAATCTGACCGGCTGGCAGGTCCAATGAGTTCCCTCGAACCACCTGCATCACGTGGTCAAATGTCAGACCATACTCTCGTAATTGCTGCTCGGATACCTCTATGGACATCTCATAATCACGCATGCCACGGACAAAAACCTGACTCACGCCATCGAGCTGTACCAAATCGTCGCGTACTCGCTTAGCCAATCGTTTAAGCGTATGCTCATCAGTGTCCCCATAAATACCGATCCAAATGGTGTCCTTCTGAATCAGAAACTCTTCTATGATGGGCCGTTCCGTTTCATTCGGAAAGGTGGTGATGGCATCTACGCGAGTCTTAATATCCTCTTTGAGCTTACGAATATCGTACCCTTTCTCAACCAAGACCGACACAGATCCAAAATTCTCTACGCTATTGGACTGCAGCTCTTTAATTCCCTCCAACCCCTGAAGTGCCTCTTCAATGCGGATAACCACTCCTTCTTCCACTTCCGCAGGAGAAGCACCCAGATAGGGAACACGAATCACAACCGTATCTAATGAAAACTGAGGGAATAGCTCCTTCTTCATAAAGAAGAGAGAAATACCTCCCCCGACTACCATCAGGAGCATTGTTAAATTGGCAGCAACGCCGTTGCGTGTAAACCAGGCGATCATCTGGCTGCCTCCGAGGTATTCGTAGTATCTACAACAACATCCATTCCATCGACAACAATTCCCAGTTGGGTCAAACAGAGTCGGTCGCCATCTTCGAGACCTGCCGTTACAAAGACCGTTTCAACACCGGCTTGAGCGACTTGTATTGAAGTAACCTGCAATCGATCAAACTCATCAATTACATGAACAACATCTCCCGGCTTAAGCGCTGCCCTTGGAATCACAAATCCTTCTCCTAAAGACCTGCCTTGGATTTCTGCCGCCACAAACTGCCCTACCTTCAATGGCGGCTTGGAAGGCTCATCGCTGACACCGTAGGGATCATCCACCTTGGCGACCAGGAACAGCTGCCGAGTGGAGGCGTCCATGACTCCTTCTGCTCGATCAATAATGCCCTTCCAGGTCCACGTTTTGTCACCCATGGTAGTTGAAAGAATGACGGAAGGCTTTGCTGTTTGAGACTCTCCATCTCGATAGCGTTCAGGAATTTCAATATACCCTGCCTGCTTGGTGGAAATGGGCAATCTGACTTCGGCCACATCCACTGAGAATATACGCACCAGCTGTGTCATTCTCGCATTCACAGTCTGGCCAACATCTACCATTTTTGCCTGAACTCGACCGTCATAGGGTGCTCTCACCGTGGTCTTAGACAAGTTGCGTTGAGCTACTTCTAATGCTGCCTCAGCAGCTAGCCTGTCGGCCTGCGCTTTTTCCAACTGCGGTTTACGTAAGGCCAAATCATTGGGTTCGCCACGCCCCATTTCTTTCCAGTCAAGCAGTGCTTGTTGACTCAAGTTCTCCTCCTGAGCATAGGCCAATTTCGCTGCAGCTAAACGCCCTTGGGCATTTGCAATCGCAGCCTCGTATTCGATTTTTTCAATCTCCAGAAGTACATCTCCCTCTTTGAAAAAACTACCGGGAAGAAGCTTGGGTGATATCCGTTCAATCACACCTGATACTTCCGTGGTTAAAATGGTTTCCGTACGAGGCTGAACCGTTCCCTGCGAATTCACCTTCAGAACCAAAGGCTCAGACTTAAGTGCCTGAACCTCCACGCGTGGGTAAATCTTAACCACCTCCGCTTGCGGCGGCTCACTCTTCAGCAAGAGCACCACAACCGTAAAAATGACCGCAAAGAGTATAAACACAATCGGCAGTAGAGCCTTGAGCAAGATGTTACCTTTTTTGAAATCACTTCGAGTATTCATAGTTTACTCCTCTTCTTCTAAATTGATACCTCCACCTAACGCTACGTAGAGGTCGATACGGTTTTGAATGACACGGTTAATGGATGAAATGCTTTGGCTCTGCGTTTCGAAGGAGCGACGCTCGGCATCGAGCACACCTGTTATATCGAGCACCCCGCGCTCATACAAGAGCCAGGCTTGCTCGAGCGCTTTATTACTTTGCTCTGCTGCGACGCTCAACTCGTCTACCAGATTTACCAGATAGCCTTGATTGGCCAGGGCAGTTTCCACTTCGCGGAATGCATTTAGAATGGCTGATTCGTAATTAGAAACTTGTTCATTGAGTTGGGCTTCTGCCTGTCGACGCTGAGCACTCAACTGCCCTCCCCTGAATAGGGGTGCGGTTATATTTCCTGCAATCGACCAAACGGAACGGTCGGAATCGAGGAGATCGTCCAAGTCACTTGAGGCCTGCCCAAGAGTTCCTGTCAGTGTGATGTCGGGCAGACGATTTTTCTTTGCTAAATCAAAGTTAGCGCCCAGGGCAGCCAGTCGACGCTCAGCTGCTCGAAGATCAGGACGTGCTTCCAACAAGGATGCCGGCATTCCAGCAGGAATGGGTTTTCCTGCAGCCGGTAATTCCTTAGTCACTGCAATATTTCTTCCAGGATAATCGCCTACCAAAGTTTCCAGTAGGCGAATAGCTTGATCCAGCGCACCCTCACTAATACTTACCTGAGACCGCACGACTGCAGCCTGGGATCTTGAAAGGCGGAGATCGAAGGCCTGCACTAAACCACTTTGATAACGGTTTTCCAGGATCTTCAAATTCGAATCAAAGCTCTCCGCGCTTCGCTTAGCCAGGTCTCGTTGATACAGTAATTCCTTAGCGTTATACCAGGCTTTCGCTATCTGAGAAATGATGGTCAGTCTGAGCGCGGAAGCATCGTAGCCAGATGCTTCAAGCAAGGCGATCGTTGCACTATGTTGATCGCGCACCTTTCCCCAGACATCGATCTCCCATTGAGAAGATAGAGCCAGATTGTAGTTCGTAGTTTCAAATGAACCAAAGGGATTAAACAGTTGCTTTTGCTTATTCCCAGAAAGACCCGCCCCTAAACTCGGATAACGGATTGCCCCGGTAATCTGTGCGCTGGCCTCCGCTTGTTGAAGACGGAACATAGCCGCTTGCAAGGAAGGATTTTGCTGAAATGCATTATCAATCAATGCAATCAATTGTGGATCATCAAAGTCAGATAACCAACCTTCTTCCAGATTTCCGGAAACGACAGATTGGCTCCAATTATCCGGAACATGCTTCTGAATCTGCGGCAGTCCATTTTGAGATTCCGGACTAGTAGTCACACAGCCTGAAAACATGGCGAGGGAGGCGAAGAGACTTAAGCTGCGAAGTGAGGAGTTCATTGAGTTACATGCACCGGGGCAGATTCAATCCCGGTGGCGATAAAATCGATATATTGGTCAAGAAACTGATCGAAATCGGATCCACTCATGCCTCTCCCAATAAATTGCAACCGAGGGAAGTGCATCATGAATCCGACCATAGAGCAGATAATGAAGTGCAATTTGTTCATGACCGCCGCCATATCAAGTTCAGGCAGGGCTTTTTGAAAGGCTAGCAGGAAGGTTTGAAAGATTTCCTGAAAAATCTCTTCGTCCAACTCGCACATAAAATCGAGCGGCTCTGACATACACCGCGCAATTGCCTGAGCAAAACGACGCCCTTCCTTTGACATCAGTTTAGATACCGCAGGCCTTACCAGGATATCAACTAACTCACTTACAGGCACAAGACCATCGATTGTTTTCTCCTGGGCCTGACGCAACATCGCGAGTCGTTGATCATTCAGCGGTGTTATACGATAGATGAAGAGCTGCTTAATTAATTCTTCCTTCGAACCAAAGTGGTAATTGATGGAGGCAATATTTACACCCGCGCGTTGCGTGATGTTCCGAATAGACGCACCCGCGAAACCACAGTCAGCGACTTCCGACTCGGCCGCATCCAGGATCTTTATCTGCGTCTCATTCATTCAAACGTTTGATTTAAACGATCATTTGAATAAATGGAGATTTTCTGTAATTGCAACCCAAATCGCGAATTTTCTTTAACCTTCTAGGGCGATGCCCAAAAAAGAAATTCCCATCAAGACTCATGAATAACGATCCATTTATGGAAGCCGCCATTGAAGAAGCCCGCAAAGGACTCGTGGAAGGAGGTATACCCATTGGCTCTGTGATTGTTCATGACGGGAAGATTATAGGCCGAGGGCACAATCGCTGTATTCAAAGCGGAAGCGCTATTCTTCATGGAGAAATGGATGCCTTGGAAAATGCGGGACGCTTACCGGCAAGCATTTACAGGGAATGCACACTCTACGCCACCCTCTCCCCTTGCTCCATGTGCACAGGAGCCATTCTACTCTATGGGATTCCCAAGGTGATCATCGGCGAAAACCAGACCTTTATGGGCGAAGAAGATCTTCTTCGTTCCAAAAGAGTCGAAACAGTCGTGATACAAATCCAGGAATGCATCGACATTATGACTAGCTTTGTAGAAAACAATCCAAGCTTGTGGAACGAAGACATCGGCACCACACCCTGAGAACCCTATGAATAAAACGACCATATTCTTATCTTTCCTAGCACTGACAATTGGATCTTCAGTCCACGCCACTTACTTTGGAAACGGCATGAAGATTGGCGAGGTCGATCAAGAGTCTGCCATTATTTGGACCCGCCTCACTCGAGATGCCGAATTCAACATGCAAGGGCACATGTGGATTGAATACGAGGTGCCCCCAGAAAGGGGCAGAAAGGAATATGCCAGCCGCATGCCAGAAGGAGCCACCCTCAATGACATGGCATTCAGTATGCCTGGAATCGAAGGCGAAGTAAGACTCATTTACTGGCCTGAGGACGATACCAGCAACGTTGTTCAGAAAGACTGGACACCGGTTAATCCGAACCAGGATCACACAACGCAAATCCAGATAGATGGACTCGAGCCAAATACTCAATACGAGATTGTTTTAGCGTCTCGCAACACCGATGGAAAACTGGAGGCATCTGTCACCGGAGAATTTAAAACGGCTCCTGCGGTTAGTCAGGAAGAAGAAGTAACCTTCACCGTGGTCACCTGCCACGACTTCATCCGTCGGGACGATCTTGTAAATGGACACAACATCTATCCTTCGATGGCCCGTATGGTGAAGCCCGACTTTATGGTGCATGCCGGAGACATCGAATATTATGACAAACCAGATCCTTGGGCCCGTAGCGCCGAACTAGCACGCCACAAATGGAATCGCCTTTTCGCCCTCCCCTACCAAGTTGATTTTTATCGTCAGTTCGCTTCCTATTTCATCAAGGATGATCACGAGACCTTGAAGAACGATGCCTGGCCCGGACAGAACTACGGCGACCTCACTTGGGAACAGGGATTAGCCATTTACCGTGAACAAGTACCCATGGGCGAAAAGACCTATCGTACTATTCGCTGGGGAAAGGACGTTCAAATCTGGATGGTTGAGGGCCGTGATTTTCGCAGCCCTAATACCATGCCAGATGGTCCAGGGAAAACCATCTGGGGTGAAGAACAGAAGGCCTGGTTATTCAACTCGATGAAAACATCGGATGCTTCTTTCAAAATACTGATTAGTCCCACTCCCATAGTAGGTCCTGACCGTGGCAGCAAAAACGACAACCACGCAAACGAAGGATTCACCTGGGAAGGTGATCAGGTCCGTGAATTTCTCAGCACCTTGGACAACACCTTTGTACTTTGCGGGGATCGCCATTGGCAGTATGCCACCGTTCATCCAGAGACGGGAGTTCGTGAATACTCGGCTGGATCGGGATCGGACCTACACGCCGGAGGTTTTAAATATTCACTACGCACAGAAGCCCATAAATTCCTTCGTATCGAAGGAGGATTCTTGAGTGTGAATGTTCAACGCGAGGAAGGTGTGCCACAGGTCACCTTTACCCATCACGATGTGGATGGAAACCCGGTTAATGTGGAAGTTTTTAAGGCAGAGTAGATTCTAGTAGGTGTCTGTGTTCAGGTGTCAGAAAACAGATCTCACATCAGATCCGCAACGGTCGCCTCGGCGATGCGACCCTACCATTAAATCGTTATAAAATTCGGTAGGGCCCGATCGCCGAGCGGGACGTTGCAGAGACATAGGAAGAAACGGAGCTAAATTCAATAAACACTTACACCTCCCGCCTCTCGTCTCGTTTTCTTTGTCCCTTGAATTGACTCAGGGGTTTGACCGCTCCATGTAAGGTGAGTCTATTAATCGGCAATCAATAGAAAAAGTCATGGCCACACCCGAATTCCATTACCAAAACCCATTCCCTTTAACAGGAGACAGAACCGAGTATAATTTACTCTCCTCAGAATACGTCGAAGTATCTGAATTTGAAGGAAAACCCATCCTCAAGGTTCACCCCGAAGCCTTGGCCATGGTCGCTCAAGCAGCCATGCGTGACATAGCATTCTTTCTCAGACCCGAGCACCTGGAAATGGTATCCGCCATTCTGGAGGATCCGGAATCCTCTGATAACGACCGCAACGTAGCACTCACATTGCTGAAAAACGCCGAAGTTTCCTCCCACGGCATCCTACCATTTTGCCAGGATACCGGCACCGCGATCATCATGGGTAACAAGGGACAACAAGTCTGGACTGACAGCAATGATGCGGAAGCACTTTCTAAAGGTGTCTATAATACCTACACGAAGGAAAACCTTCGCTACTCGCAGAATGCCCCACTCTCGATGTACGAGGAAAAGAACACCGGCACTAACTTGCCGGCCCAGATCGATCTTTATGCGACAGAAGGCATGGAGTACAAATTCCTCTTTGTGGCAAAAGGCGGAGGCTCGGCTAACAAAACCTATTTTTATCAAAAAACGCGGGCGGTATTGAATCCCGTTGCCTTGCAAAAGTTTCTGCTGGAACAAATGGGGACTCTAGGCACGGCCGCTTGCCCACCCTACCACGTAGCATTCGTCATTGGCGGGACCAGCGCAGAAGCGAACCTGAAGCACGTCAAATTGGCTTCGACCAAGTATTACGACGAGCTACCGAAAGAAGGAAACGAACATGGTCAGGCTTTTCGCGATGTTGAACTGGAAAACCAACTCCTCGAACAATCACGAAAGCTCGGTTACGGAGCCCAGTTTGGAGGTAAATACTTTGCATTAGACGTTCGCGTGATTCGCCTACCGCGCCATGGAGCTTCCTGCCCCATAGGCATGGGTGTCTCTTGTTCGGCCGACCGAAACATGAAGGCTAAGATCAACAAGGACGGCATCTGGCTAGAAAAACTGGAAACGAATCCTGGCCGCTTCATTCCGGATCACTTGCGCGAAGCCGACTACCAGGGTGTGGTCAAAGTCGATCTCAATCGTCCGATGACCGAGATTCTGGCACAGCTTAGCGAACTCAAAGTTGAAACCCAGTTGAGCCTCACCGGCACGATCATCGTCGCTCGGGATATCGCTCACGCCAAGCTCTTAGAGCGCCTGGAGAAAGACGGGGATCTACCCGATTACTTTAAGAATCACCCTGTTTATTATGCGGGTCCAGCGAAGACTCCAGAGGGTCTACCTTCCGGGTCATTCGGCCCGACTACTGCCGGTCGTATGGACAGCTACGTCGAACCCTTCCAAGCGGTTGGAGGCTCCATGATCATGCTGGCCAAAGGTAACCGCAGTCAGCAGGTCACCGATGCATGTCAAAAGCATGGTGGATTTTACCTGGGCTCCATTGGAGGACCAGCGGCCATCCTTGCTCAAGACAACATCAAGAAAGTGGAGCTGGTCGAATACGAAGAGCTAGGCATGGAAGCCGTATGGAAAATCGACGTTGAAGACTTTCCGGCCTTCATTCTGGTAGATGATAAAGGAAATGATTTCTTTCAGGGTATTCGTAAGAGTTGCGAAGCCTGTGTGGCGGCTGTAGGCGTATAGGAAACCAAGCTGTCTGGTTTCAAGCGTCAGGAAGATTCTTCCTCTACGACAGCTGAACACTGACACCTATTAAGTCCTCGACCCGTTTAGTTAAAAATAACAGGCTGACAAAAACCTCTTAGTCATACCCCCCCTGTTATGGAATATAGAAATATTGGCCGCACAGGCCTGAAAGTCTCCGAAATTTGCCTAGGCTCAATGACCTTCGGTCTCTACACGGACGAAACGGAAGCCGACCGCATGCTCGGTCTCTCCATAGATGCCGGTGTCAATTTCGTGGATACGGCCAACGCTTATATCGGTGGAAAGTCGGAAACCATTCTCGGCAATATCATGGGCAAGCGCAGGGAAGACCTGGTCTTAGCTACGAAATTCTTTAACCCGATGGGAAAAGGCCCCAATGATTCCGGCTGGTCTCGGTCACACTTAATGAAATCAATTGAGGACAGTCTCAAGCGATTGAAAACCGACTACATCGATATCTTCTATATTCACCACGTAGACATTCAAACGCCCATTGAGGAAACACTTCGCGCACTGAACGATCTGGTGAGCCAAGGCAAAATCCGCTATCTGGCATGCAGTAACTTTGAAGCCTGGCGCATGATGGACGCCCTCTGGATCAGCGACCACCACGACTGGTCCCGCATAGAGTGCTACCAACCTCAATACAGTCTCTTAGTTCGGGACATCGAAGATGAGCTCATTCCTCTTTGCCAACACAAAGGCGTTGGAGTGGTGGTTTGGGCGCCGCTCGCAGGTGGATTTCTCACGGGAAAGTATCGACCAGGTGCAGAACGTAATCTTGAGGGAACACGTTCAGCCGATGGATGGTGTTTTCCAGATCCTTTTTACGCGGCTAATTCAGAAGACATCTTAACCAC
This genomic stretch from Opitutia bacterium ISCC 52 harbors:
- a CDS encoding PEGA domain-containing protein, giving the protein MDALCTGSPLGSLKTATVPDVLEGEYDIQFTRATWEDYSEPVVVRHAEVSRVDMIYPEGWVMITSNPDQASVFEKGTFMGKTPLRLKGLKEGTKHYTLRMEGYEDLEVATEVVAQSEKKLEGELLSWDREVNYSQLDIPPTQTKRGLSNTQRLIGKNAHRFLVDFVINKEGVPEQIEVLETTNLRAHDRLLKDISKWVFEPGMRKDHAVKTRVRLPIILGEVSKLPPTVELARVDNEDE
- a CDS encoding SDR family NAD(P)-dependent oxidoreductase; the protein is MSDRNIALVTGGNRGIGLQVVKELLHADFEVVLSCRKVEQGREATRAWGSLLEHLNFLELDVSDSNRVVQAAEQFGKLFERLDVLVNNAGILLDASESILSVSQEVIEQTIDTNSLGPLRVTKSFLPYLRKSQDARVINVSSLAGQLSSMGSWAPAYSMSKTTLNAVTCLLSNELSSEGITVNSVSPGWIKTEMGGADATGTLEEGADTILWLATEASPDLTGQFLRDRESTEW
- a CDS encoding efflux RND transporter permease subunit; the encoded protein is MIAWFTRNGVAANLTMLLMVVGGGISLFFMKKELFPQFSLDTVVIRVPYLGASPAEVEEGVVIRIEEALQGLEGIKELQSNSVENFGSVSVLVEKGYDIRKLKEDIKTRVDAITTFPNETERPIIEEFLIQKDTIWIGIYGDTDEHTLKRLAKRVRDDLVQLDGVSQVFVRGMRDYEMSIEVSEQQLREYGLTFDHVMQVVRGNSLDLPAGQIKSSGGEILLRTKEQAYRGSEFEELVLISRPDGTDIRLGDVAEIVDGFEDVSVSTDFNGRPAALVLVREVGNENPIHISEQVQKYVEESRETWLPEGISMEGWGDSSFYLEDRLSLLLENGAIGFVLVLLSLSLFLRPSLAFFVSAGIPVSFLATFLVGPTFGLTINLISLFAFILVLGIVVDDAIVVGESVFSEFQQSGPGVQSAIRGTHRVSTPVTFAVLTTIVAFTPVLFLPGLMGKFFASIPLVVIPTLLFSLVQSKLVLPYHLSLCHVGDRQHRDQLNFFSRFQRNFSDGLERFIKNVYDPLVEKVLVYRYATLGGFIAILIVSIGIVAGGWIRFVQFPNVPSDFILVQLMMPEGTSSEETARAIRRIDDSLNEVSRDALGRGEIDPVLHKSVSIGYFTMTGGPNPESTSVGSNIGSVIVELAKSEVRDSDAFQVVDAWRDKVGQIPGARLLTFQASASGPVGLPINIRLTGSDLDQMKEASMAIQEHLRQYAGLKDIRDTNGEGKPELKIRLKDNARTLGLNSADLGRQVRQAFYGGEAQRIQRDQDDVRVMVRYPKSERGSIGNLENMYVRTPTGTSVPISEVADIDFGIGYSSVTRIDRKRVINVQADADKEIANPTDINRALYPVHPIQKRFMQLAGMEIEPSILDEILADYPGVEALKDGEAKDFEELIPVLVGGMIFVVIIIYTLLAIPFKSYVQPILVISAIPFGVAGAIFGHLLNFQNLGTFQDLNMLSMLGIIALSGVVVNDSLVLVDYINKLREKGVPLIKAVHLGGIARFRPIILTSLTTFVGLVPILLERSLQAQFLIPMATSLSFGVLFATFITLLLVPALYLILEDLKRFFRKFFGWVFGIYAPKLTTTTSESDRPDRSYE
- a CDS encoding efflux RND transporter periplasmic adaptor subunit, which produces MNTRSDFKKGNILLKALLPIVFILFAVIFTVVVLLLKSEPPQAEVVKIYPRVEVQALKSEPLVLKVNSQGTVQPRTETILTTEVSGVIERISPKLLPGSFFKEGDVLLEIEKIEYEAAIANAQGRLAAAKLAYAQEENLSQQALLDWKEMGRGEPNDLALRKPQLEKAQADRLAAEAALEVAQRNLSKTTVRAPYDGRVQAKMVDVGQTVNARMTQLVRIFSVDVAEVRLPISTKQAGYIEIPERYRDGESQTAKPSVILSTTMGDKTWTWKGIIDRAEGVMDASTRQLFLVAKVDDPYGVSDEPSKPPLKVGQFVAAEIQGRSLGEGFVIPRAALKPGDVVHVIDEFDRLQVTSIQVAQAGVETVFVTAGLEDGDRLCLTQLGIVVDGMDVVVDTTNTSEAAR
- a CDS encoding efflux transporter outer membrane subunit; its protein translation is MNSSLRSLSLFASLAMFSGCVTTSPESQNGLPQIQKHVPDNWSQSVVSGNLEEGWLSDFDDPQLIALIDNAFQQNPSLQAAMFRLQQAEASAQITGAIRYPSLGAGLSGNKQKQLFNPFGSFETTNYNLALSSQWEIDVWGKVRDQHSATIALLEASGYDASALRLTIISQIAKAWYNAKELLYQRDLAKRSAESFDSNLKILENRYQSGLVQAFDLRLSRSQAAVVRSQVSISEGALDQAIRLLETLVGDYPGRNIAVTKELPAAGKPIPAGMPASLLEARPDLRAAERRLAALGANFDLAKKNRLPDITLTGTLGQASSDLDDLLDSDRSVWSIAGNITAPLFRGGQLSAQRRQAEAQLNEQVSNYESAILNAFREVETALANQGYLVNLVDELSVAAEQSNKALEQAWLLYERGVLDITGVLDAERRSFETQSQSISSINRVIQNRIDLYVALGGGINLEEEE